A region from the Vibrio navarrensis genome encodes:
- a CDS encoding ATP-binding protein, producing the protein MNEQAEPLPADNSPPTARHFSPLSSKYFVDFSHVGGLDELKQQARMKIIEPFKNPALFKRFNKSAGGGLLLYGPPGCGKTYFARAIAGECHAAFFNVSIDDILDMYLGNSEKNIQALFATARAHKPAVIFIDEIDALGRKRELLRHTSLTTTINHFLAELDGVESDNENLLVIGATNAPWDVDSAFRRPGRFDLTLFVSPPDAKARQDILQRLLADLPIEPLDYRQLAELSEGHSGADLKGWVDAVSEQVIEQILRTGQDSTITMADLSEHIRQRQPSTLEWFESAKQVVEYANHSGVFDELARYLEQHPTGKKRRMGFF; encoded by the coding sequence ATGAATGAACAAGCCGAGCCGCTACCCGCGGACAACTCGCCCCCGACAGCGCGCCACTTTAGCCCGCTGAGTAGCAAATATTTCGTTGATTTTTCACACGTTGGCGGTTTGGATGAGCTAAAACAGCAAGCAAGAATGAAAATTATCGAGCCCTTTAAAAACCCTGCGCTGTTTAAACGTTTTAACAAATCCGCAGGCGGAGGTTTGCTGCTTTACGGGCCGCCGGGCTGCGGAAAAACCTACTTTGCTCGCGCCATCGCGGGTGAGTGTCACGCCGCGTTTTTCAACGTCAGCATCGACGATATTTTGGATATGTACCTTGGTAACAGTGAGAAAAATATCCAAGCCCTGTTTGCGACGGCGCGAGCCCACAAACCGGCAGTGATTTTTATTGATGAAATTGATGCCCTCGGCCGCAAGCGCGAGCTGCTGCGCCACACCTCACTGACCACCACCATCAACCACTTTCTGGCAGAGTTGGATGGCGTAGAAAGCGACAATGAAAACCTATTGGTGATTGGCGCAACCAACGCACCGTGGGATGTGGATTCCGCCTTTCGTCGCCCGGGGCGTTTTGATCTCACCTTATTTGTAAGCCCGCCAGATGCCAAAGCGCGGCAAGATATTTTGCAACGTTTACTCGCTGATTTACCGATTGAACCGCTCGACTACCGCCAGCTTGCTGAGCTTAGTGAGGGGCATTCCGGTGCGGATCTTAAAGGCTGGGTCGATGCCGTGAGTGAGCAAGTGATAGAGCAAATTCTGCGCACCGGACAAGACAGCACCATCACCATGGCCGATCTCAGCGAGCACATTCGCCAGCGTCAGCCAAGCACTCTAGAGTGGTTTGAATCGGCCAAGCAGGTCGTGGAATACGCCAATCACAGCGGCGTATTTGATGAACTAGCCCGTTATCTAGAGCAACACCCCACCGGCAAAAAACGCCGCATGGGATTTTTTTAA
- a CDS encoding DUF1566 domain-containing protein, translated as MMKKIFLPIAALTITACQPEPNVALRIDCGEFNDQGVAITLNGKPIGDCPLDIMTHAGQTDISVNKIFADASYLEGSQSLMLAENVNKRVKFDLQQIYGENYYYKKITKIADAQEYLKRFPQGKYAQQVSENLEYTIYKNATDLSGVNEYLKLYPNGKYSIEVRQKIETLYFEKSTTIETAREYLKRFPQGKYVQQVNARIETFPLIANRYYDNLDGTVFDKQTQLVWMRCSLGQSWDGKTCNGEAKKYTWHDATKLTHNFAGSTAWRLPTIEELDSLVYCSKGRKPSERPNGEYVGDTNGFCLGNYQEPTINIRAFPNTLDYAYWSSSPYFYNKSYYAWLVDFETGRVDNNHKSYNHRVRLVRAESNPSTLKPAFSSSEQKEPPATVNQYVVNPNGTVYDKETNLTWMRCSLGQSWDGKTCTGEAKKYTWNDATKLTHQFAGSTAWRLPTIDELDSLVYCSNGRKPSVRPNGKYVNDTNGLCLGNNYQKPTINIRAFPNMSDSFSYYWSSSPDASNSNRAWSVNFYGGDVDNDNKLNDYHVRLVRAEANPSTPKPVLPSSEQKEPPATVNQYVVNPNGTVYDKETNLTWMRCGLGQSWDGKTCNGEAKEYKWRDAIKLKHNFAGSTAWRLPTIDELESLVLCSEGRHFSSNFINQLFDTYFYYSMFSNKLAGQCRGESYQKPTINLIAFPNTGNQSYWSSSPFIYRDTAIGGWGVYFGDGAVVDELIGGAESRVRFVRDGR; from the coding sequence ATGATGAAAAAAATATTCCTTCCCATAGCGGCGCTAACCATCACCGCCTGTCAGCCTGAACCCAATGTGGCACTGCGTATTGATTGCGGTGAGTTTAATGATCAAGGTGTCGCCATCACCTTAAACGGCAAGCCCATCGGAGATTGCCCGTTGGATATTATGACCCACGCTGGGCAAACCGACATTTCGGTGAACAAAATCTTTGCCGATGCCAGTTACCTTGAAGGCAGCCAAAGCCTGATGTTGGCTGAAAACGTCAATAAGCGGGTTAAGTTTGATCTACAACAGATCTACGGCGAAAACTATTACTACAAAAAAATCACCAAAATTGCAGATGCGCAAGAGTATTTAAAGCGTTTCCCACAAGGGAAATATGCTCAACAAGTGAGTGAAAATTTAGAATATACGATTTACAAAAACGCAACCGACTTGTCGGGTGTGAATGAATATCTCAAGCTATATCCCAATGGCAAGTATTCGATTGAAGTTAGGCAAAAGATTGAAACGTTGTATTTTGAAAAATCCACCACAATAGAAACTGCACGAGAGTATTTAAAGCGTTTCCCACAAGGGAAATATGTTCAGCAGGTTAACGCACGTATAGAGACCTTTCCGCTTATCGCTAACCGTTATTACGACAACCTTGATGGCACCGTGTTTGATAAACAAACTCAGCTGGTTTGGATGCGCTGTAGCCTAGGTCAAAGCTGGGATGGCAAAACCTGCAACGGTGAGGCGAAAAAATATACATGGCATGACGCAACCAAGCTAACGCACAATTTTGCGGGCTCAACCGCTTGGCGCCTACCCACAATTGAAGAGCTGGATTCCTTAGTCTACTGCTCAAAAGGGCGCAAGCCTTCAGAGCGCCCCAATGGTGAGTATGTGGGGGATACCAATGGCTTTTGCCTTGGTAACTACCAAGAGCCGACCATCAACATCAGGGCTTTTCCTAACACGCTGGATTATGCTTATTGGTCGTCTTCGCCCTATTTCTACAATAAAAGTTACTACGCGTGGCTCGTCGACTTCGAGACTGGTCGCGTCGACAACAACCATAAGAGCTACAACCACCGCGTCCGTTTGGTGCGAGCCGAATCAAATCCAAGTACACTTAAACCAGCGTTCTCTTCTTCTGAACAAAAAGAGCCGCCTGCAACCGTGAACCAATATGTGGTTAATCCGAATGGAACGGTATATGACAAAGAAACCAACCTTACTTGGATGCGCTGCAGCCTAGGTCAAAGCTGGGATGGCAAAACCTGCACTGGTGAAGCGAAAAAATATACATGGAATGACGCAACCAAACTAACACACCAGTTTGCGGGCTCAACCGCTTGGCGCTTACCCACAATTGATGAGCTGGATTCATTGGTTTACTGCTCGAACGGGCGTAAGCCTTCAGTGCGTCCCAATGGTAAGTATGTAAATGATACCAATGGCTTATGTCTTGGTAACAACTACCAAAAACCGACCATCAACATCAGGGCTTTTCCCAACATGTCAGATAGTTTTAGTTATTATTGGTCGTCTTCGCCCGATGCCAGCAATAGTAACCGCGCGTGGAGCGTCAACTTCTACGGTGGTGACGTCGACAACGACAATAAGCTCAACGACTACCACGTCCGTTTGGTGCGAGCCGAAGCTAATCCAAGTACACCTAAACCAGTGCTCCCTTCTTCTGAACAAAAAGAGCCGCCTGCAACCGTGAACCAATATGTGGTTAATCCGAATGGAACGGTATATGACAAAGAAACCAACCTTACTTGGATGCGCTGTGGCCTAGGTCAAAGCTGGGATGGCAAAACTTGCAACGGTGAGGCGAAAGAATATAAATGGCGTGACGCAATAAAGCTAAAGCACAATTTTGCAGGCTCAACGGCTTGGCGCTTACCCACAATTGATGAGCTAGAGTCGTTAGTTTTATGCTCTGAAGGTCGTCATTTTTCGAGTAATTTTATTAATCAATTGTTTGATACTTATTTTTATTATTCTATGTTTTCAAATAAGTTAGCTGGTCAATGCCGTGGTGAGAGTTATCAGAAACCAACCATTAATTTAATTGCCTTTCCTAATACAGGCAATCAATCGTATTGGTCTTCATCACCATTTATTTATCGAGATACAGCGATAGGAGGATGGGGAGTTTATTTTGGAGATGGTGCAGTAGTGGACGAATTGATAGGAGGGGCTGAAAGCCGTGTTCGTTTCGTTCGCGATGGACGTTAA
- a CDS encoding HD domain-containing protein: MMNWNPDDYLAAWYFAARAHAGQTFKGRRHDEHLPYCVHLGAVAMEVMHALKSRPDLDGRLALQVALLHDVIEDTSTRYQQVEEAFGEQVAQGVLALSKNKQVGDKAAQMADSLARIQQQPDEIWLVKLCDRITNLSPPPHHWSREKIAAYRDEAQRILDALGRADAGAAQRLSARIADYAAFCSPQAE, encoded by the coding sequence ATGATGAACTGGAACCCCGATGATTACTTAGCCGCGTGGTACTTTGCAGCGCGCGCCCATGCTGGGCAAACCTTCAAAGGCCGACGGCATGATGAGCACTTGCCTTATTGTGTGCATTTAGGCGCAGTGGCAATGGAGGTGATGCATGCACTTAAATCGCGCCCCGATCTTGATGGCCGTTTAGCACTGCAAGTGGCGCTGCTGCATGATGTGATTGAAGATACTTCAACCCGTTATCAGCAAGTGGAAGAAGCGTTTGGGGAGCAAGTGGCGCAAGGCGTGTTGGCACTGAGCAAAAATAAGCAGGTAGGCGATAAGGCAGCGCAAATGGCCGATTCACTGGCGAGGATACAACAGCAGCCAGATGAAATATGGCTGGTGAAGCTGTGCGATCGCATCACCAACTTATCGCCACCGCCACACCACTGGAGCCGTGAAAAAATTGCTGCCTATCGCGATGAAGCGCAGCGCATTTTGGATGCCTTGGGCCGTGCCGATGCAGGCGCTGCGCAGCGATTAAGCGCACGCATTGCCGATTACGCGGCGTTTTGTTCACCGCAAGCTGAGTAG
- a CDS encoding tetratricopeptide repeat protein, whose translation MSKKPFWQVPQNWIIALLVVGIAGYFAYQEFSKPKVNRLQQASAYFDALEAEERAEAEKQAALKAKQQAEQALAQAAQAKKEAQAAQERANQAQQQKQQMYAQNSRNWQLRETQYCNSYSDNSINCDVICVNGNGQERKKNSLFAMFDSAVGWYGSDAPRYYRSYTAYYQAVCANL comes from the coding sequence ATGAGTAAAAAGCCCTTTTGGCAAGTTCCGCAAAACTGGATCATCGCGTTGTTGGTGGTCGGCATTGCGGGTTACTTTGCCTATCAAGAGTTCAGCAAACCGAAAGTTAACCGCTTACAGCAGGCCAGTGCCTATTTTGATGCGTTGGAAGCGGAAGAGCGTGCCGAGGCAGAAAAGCAAGCAGCACTTAAAGCCAAGCAACAAGCGGAGCAAGCGTTAGCACAAGCCGCCCAAGCTAAAAAAGAGGCGCAAGCCGCTCAAGAGCGCGCCAATCAAGCTCAGCAACAAAAGCAGCAAATGTATGCGCAAAACTCACGCAACTGGCAGTTAAGAGAGACACAATACTGTAATAGCTATAGTGATAATTCGATTAACTGTGACGTTATTTGTGTCAATGGAAATGGCCAAGAGAGAAAGAAAAATAGTCTCTTTGCAATGTTTGACTCCGCTGTGGGTTGGTATGGTAGTGATGCACCGCGTTACTACCGTTCTTATACCGCTTACTACCAAGCCGTTTGTGCCAATTTATAA